Proteins from one Armatimonadota bacterium genomic window:
- a CDS encoding prepilin-type N-terminal cleavage/methylation domain-containing protein gives MRMSPTGRTRERGFTLVELAVVTLIVVALAAVAAPSFAGFQRASQARNCAWGVATLARRARDYAICHGVRVALEYDGEERRFLLAQETDPGQFEPLALAGALPVTAPDSVEAIALSVEGQEAGPESPVVFFPDGQALRAEIMLEGSQGRLTVTIAPLTGRVRVVEGDAGEPVG, from the coding sequence ATGCGGATGTCACCAACTGGGAGGACTAGGGAGCGCGGCTTCACGCTGGTCGAGCTGGCGGTGGTCACGCTGATCGTGGTCGCGCTGGCGGCGGTGGCGGCGCCGTCCTTCGCCGGGTTCCAGCGCGCCAGTCAGGCGCGAAATTGCGCGTGGGGGGTGGCGACGCTGGCGCGCCGGGCGCGCGATTACGCTATCTGCCACGGGGTGCGGGTCGCGCTGGAGTATGACGGCGAGGAGCGCCGGTTTCTCCTGGCGCAGGAAACCGACCCGGGGCAGTTCGAGCCGCTGGCGCTCGCGGGCGCGCTGCCGGTGACGGCCCCTGACTCGGTCGAAGCCATCGCGCTGTCGGTGGAGGGTCAGGAGGCCGGCCCCGAATCGCCGGTAGTGTTCTTCCCGGACGGACAGGCGCTGCGAGCCGAGATTATGCTGGAGGGATCGCAGGGCCGTTTGACGGTGACGATCGCGCCTCTAACCGGGCGGGTGAGGGTGGTGGAAGGCGATGCGGGCGAACCGGTGGGATAA
- the gspG gene encoding type II secretion system major pseudopilin GspG, translating into MTLARSDRGLELRAPRRERGFTLVELLVVMIILAALAAVIVPRLFGRAEQGRRAKAIADIKNLETAIDMYAADNGAPPTTEQGLQALVEPPSTEPEAKNWNGPYLKKQLPQDPWGGEYIYTSPGEHNVDYDILSYGRDGQEDGEGADADVTNWED; encoded by the coding sequence ATGACACTTGCGAGGAGCGACCGCGGGCTCGAACTCCGCGCCCCTCGGCGCGAGAGAGGCTTCACGCTGGTCGAGCTGCTGGTGGTGATGATCATCCTGGCGGCGCTGGCGGCGGTGATCGTGCCGCGGTTGTTTGGCCGCGCCGAGCAGGGACGGAGAGCCAAGGCGATCGCGGACATCAAGAACCTGGAAACGGCGATTGACATGTACGCCGCCGACAATGGGGCGCCTCCGACCACCGAACAGGGCCTCCAGGCCTTGGTTGAGCCGCCGAGCACCGAGCCTGAGGCCAAGAACTGGAACGGCCCTTACCTCAAGAAGCAGCTTCCCCAGGACCCCTGGGGCGGGGAGTACATCTATACCTCCCCGGGCGAGCACAATGTTGATTACGATATCCTCTCCTATGGCCGCGATGGGCAGGAGGACGGCGAGGGCGCCGATGCGGATGTCACCAACTGGGAGGACTAG